In the Cylindrospermopsis raciborskii Cr2010 genome, AGAGCCACTTACCAATGTGGTCTCCGTCACCCCGCCATCCCACGTGCCATTGAATTGGCGTAGTCCATTGGTCTAGGTTGAAATCTTTCCAGTCTTGTTCGACCCCTTCTAGGTCTTGATCCAGACTCCAGTTTTCTAGATTGCGTCGTTCCAACACCTCGGGATGAATATATCCGGGGTGAGATCTATCTATTAAGGGTAAACCCCAGCGTCTAGGTTCTAACCCAAAGTATTCCGCTGCATCTTGTAGCCTATTATTCCAAGGAATAGATTGGCCTAGTAGGGGAACCCAAGCAGCTGCAACTGCGGTTTGTTCAGGAAAATTGCCCCAAGGACACGCGGGAGGAATATGACCCCACCGCATCTCCAGAGCTTTTTGAATATAGTCGGGTAGGGATGCTAAGCGTTTAATCAGCTCTATGCTATTTAGTTTTTCCCGAGAGCTGAAAAGAGCAGAATGGTGTCGAAGGAGACCTGCCCACCAGTGATCGAGTTCGGAGGGGGGTATACCCCAGGTGCCATTTCTGTCGATGGGTAACAACCCGGGATGCCAGACAGAAAGGGAGCCAGCGGTAGGACTAGTTACTCCACTCCACCAGGTTCCTTGCCATTGGCGACTGAGTTTTTGCTTTTCTAGCTCATCGTGAATTTGTTTATTCACTTGAGTAATACTCAGGGGTGGGTCTTGGGTAATGGGTGCCCAGGTGTGATAAACAGACCATAAAAACCTATGGTCACGGTGAATGACTTGCCATCCGACACCATCTAATAGTCTTTTTTTTTCGGTGCGCTCTTGCTCAACAACAACTCTTTCAATATTTTTAATGAGTAAAGACCATTCTTGGAGTAAAAGGTGTTTGATATTTTCTAACCAGTTTTGGGCTGCTTCATCGGTAGTGCAGGGAACCACACCAGTCATAACATTCGGTAACTCAGGGCGCCAAAAAGATTGGGGGTCTGGAGAAACACCAGTATTCATCCATCGTAGGAGGGGAGAACTTCTGTAGAGAGGTAAAAGAACAGAACCCCCCTGTTTTTCCCAATGATAGATAGTAGCCGTTGCCAGGTAATGACACAACCAAGATGCCACAGCCCAATCTCTTAACCGTTGACCCGCACCGAGGAAGGACTGGACTGGTCCAAAGACCAGAGTGCCCAGGAAATGATGGGGAGAGATTTCTGGAGGTAGCTGTTCAAAGGCATAGTTACTAGCGCCACCCCCCCAGGGGTATTTACTTCTGAGGCGGTCTGTATCTTGCCATTCTCCGGTAACTGGATGGATGGCGAAACCAGGATTTTCAGTGGTTAGGTTAGGGTCTGGGTATAGTTGCTGCTGTAGTGGCAGGAATTGGATGGGTTGTGGTTCGATGAATACCAATTGTTTTAGATCCCCCTTTGGTTATTTGTAATGATAGGTTGGGGTTGGCTGCTGTTCGACAATTTCTGGATATAGCTAGACATTCCTTTCTGTTTGGGTACTTTTTTAGGCATAACTGTAACCGTCTTTACGATGAATAGGCTTTTCGATGTTTAATTTGGTCGGTTTGACCAGTCCTTAGTAATGTGTTCCTCGACAATGAAAAACAGGCTTGTCATGGTAGTTCAGAGGGCTTTCTAAGATGTCTCGCCTTTTGTTGAAGTTACCGACAGAGCTACAAACTGGAGTTAATTTGTAGGTGTCGTGACCTGTCTTTCGTAGCCAACCTTACCTGATGGTAGGTAACTCTTTTTTATGGCGGAGTCATGCACGCTCACCCCACCTACCCAGATTGTTAAGATCTGGGCAGGTTTGAGTAGACATTAATGAGCGGTTGTCGTTATCTATAATATTAACCTGGTAATAAAAACTTTGTCCCCTATCTATGGGAATAGTTACATCTATCTTTAGATAGATATTTGGGTAAGATAGGGATTTGGGTAGGTATTTTACGACATTTTATCTAACCTAAAAACTTTTATGCGAGTAATGAAATATCCCAGTCAATGTAGTACCTAATAGGGGGTGAGAATGAAGTGGTCTCAAAAAAATAAAATATACATAAGTTTTAGGGAATTATTTTCCTGTAAATGTGTTATAATAGTGGCACAAATGGGGAAAAATCGGTATAAATATTTCAGTAATAGCAAAGGATAATGATAAAAATAAAGACAGAAAAATCAGTAATTAACGAAGAAAGTGCGAAGGTCAAGAAAAAACGCTGGAATGCCTATTATTTCGTTGGGAACCTCGCAGCCTTGTGGTGTAAGGGTTTCAGCCATTATTTTGAGGGTAGTGGGGGTGAAAAACAGAGAAATTTTGCTGACCTTCGCAAAGTGGGTCTAGACACCAGTCAGGGTAAGGTGTTAAAATGGGGGGGTCTTGACCTTCATAAGAAGGAATAGGTATTGCGACGTAAGCGTTTCCGTTACTCAGGATAACTGTCTTTGGTCTTGACCTTCATAAGAAGGAATAGGTATTGCGACCAGTTAAGGCATTGCTGACGCGCGTGAAAAAACTTAAGTCTTGACCTTCATAAGAAGGAATAGG is a window encoding:
- a CDS encoding Cas10/Cmr2 second palm domain-containing protein, with protein sequence MVFIEPQPIQFLPLQQQLYPDPNLTTENPGFAIHPVTGEWQDTDRLRSKYPWGGGASNYAFEQLPPEISPHHFLGTLVFGPVQSFLGAGQRLRDWAVASWLCHYLATATIYHWEKQGGSVLLPLYRSSPLLRWMNTGVSPDPQSFWRPELPNVMTGVVPCTTDEAAQNWLENIKHLLLQEWSLLIKNIERVVVEQERTEKKRLLDGVGWQVIHRDHRFLWSVYHTWAPITQDPPLSITQVNKQIHDELEKQKLSRQWQGTWWSGVTSPTAGSLSVWHPGLLPIDRNGTWGIPPSELDHWWAGLLRHHSALFSSREKLNSIELIKRLASLPDYIQKALEMRWGHIPPACPWGNFPEQTAVAAAWVPLLGQSIPWNNRLQDAAEYFGLEPRRWGLPLIDRSHPGYIHPEVLERRNLENWSLDQDLEGVEQDWKDFNLDQWTTPIQWHVGWRGDGDHIGKWLSGSQYERENLLWQKWHPTPQQIEDYHLNLVPAQIPNHTHRQLDLPHVLDLSVLFSHWNKLLYPLVEEQYPGKVIFAGGDDFLLLGPLPQAVEMTSDLYRLWSGRTTALTSMLEPPVPGWVKYRESVYPVPSEIMTFSLGVVIAQRRIPQALWHSHLNEAYKKAKSQGRNRVCVRVLFNSNQIIEWICPWFLWDILMGNNLVQSDNQLNRWEKLLQYMEPVRMKQPNLALAETALETLWQSVGLNLSWNQVRPQSEHDTFLSEWEWWTNWVALRVFLARQEQNRDLWMKRFREDGL